The proteins below are encoded in one region of Lactuca sativa cultivar Salinas chromosome 3, Lsat_Salinas_v11, whole genome shotgun sequence:
- the LOC111896690 gene encoding protein PIN-LIKES 7 isoform X1: MGFWGLLVVASMPILQVLIVSAVGAFMATDYLNLLPSNTRNSLNKIVFVVFTPSLIFASLVETVTFEDIISMWFMPINIGITFICGGILGWIAIKLIKPKPHLQGLIIAMCSTGNFANLLLIMIPAICMDDGSPFGDHGICKAKALSYASFSMALGSFYTWTCTYQMIQASALKYNSKKEIDKFSNDSDQNTHLLNKQDDDHIDRIMPSSSLTSQDTENQCVSFITLYLSQFKCLTKEILSSTNFLQIVKKKVGSISDQLVEIIKKIVEQLLAPPTLGSFAGLIIGAIPWIKNLLVGEKAPLRVIQDSMTLLGDGTIPCLTLILGGNLTQGLKKASVGPTIIITIMIVRYLILPVIGIGVIKMAANMGLVPVDPLFRFVLLIMFALPPGVNISTMAELFSVGQEECAMLMMWTYLAAAFALTTWSSVYMWILS; encoded by the exons ATGGGATTTTGGGGACTGTTGGTGGTGGCATCGATGCCGATACTGCAGGTGTTGATCGTAAGTGCAGTCGGAGCTTTCATGGCTACTGATTACCTCAATCTACTTCCCAGCAACACTCGAAACTCACTTAACAAG ATTGTGTTTGTGGTTTTCACGCCTTCACTTATATTTGCAAGCCTTGTGGAGACTGTCACCTTTGAAGACATCATCTCAAT gTGGTTTATGCCAATAAACATAGGAATAACATTCATATGTGGAGGAATATTGGGATGGATAGCAATAAAACTAATCAAACCAAAGCCTCATTTACAAGGCCTCATCATAGCTATGTGTTCAACAG GAAACTTTGCAAATCTTCTATTGATAATGATTCCTGCAATCTGCATGGATGATGGCAGCCCATTCGGTGATCATGGCATCTGTAAAGCTAAGGCTCTCTCTTATGCATCATTCTCCATGGCT TTAGGTAGTTTCTACACATGGACATGTACTTATCAGATGATCCAAGCCTCAGCTTTGAAGTACAATTCTAAAAAAGAAATCGATAAATTCTCAAATGATTCAGATCAAAACACTCATCTTCTCAATAAACAAGATGATGATCATATTGATAGAATCATGCCTTCATCAAGTTTGACTAGTCAAGATACCGAAAACCAATGTGTAAGCTTCATTACATTGTATCTATCACAATTTAAATGTTTAACAAAAGAAATATTATCATCCACAAACTTTTTGCAGATTGTGAAGAAAAAAGTTGGATCAATTTCCGATCAATTAGtggaaataataaagaaaattgtAGAGCAGTTACTAGCTCCACCTACCCTTGGCTCT TTTGCAGGACTAATTATTGGGGCAATCCCATGGATAAAAAATCTTTTAGTTGGTGAAAAAGCTCCTTTACGTGTGATTCAAGACTCCATGACATTACTCGG agATGGAACCATACCTTGTTTGACTCTTATACTAGGAGGCAACCTCACACAAG GTCTAAAAAAGGCGAGTGTGGGGCCCACAATCATTATCACAATTATGATAGTGAGGTATTTGATTCTTCCTGTTATTGGGATTGGTGTGATAAAAATGGCGGCTAATATGGGATTGGTTCCGGTGGACCCGCTCTTCAGATTCGTGTTGTTGATAATGTTTGCTCTGCCACCTGGCGTCAATATCA GTACAATGGCTGAATTGTTTAGTGTTGGGCAAGAAGAGTGTGCAATGTTGATGATGTGGACTTATTTGGCTGCTGCTTTTGCTCTTACAACTTGGTCATCTGTTTACATGTGGATTTTATCTTGA
- the LOC111896690 gene encoding protein PIN-LIKES 7 isoform X2: MGFWGLLVVASMPILQVLIVSAVGAFMATDYLNLLPSNTRNSLNKIVFVVFTPSLIFASLVETVTFEDIISMWFMPINIGITFICGGILGWIAIKLIKPKPHLQGLIIAMCSTGNFANLLLIMIPAICMDDGSPFGDHGICKAKALSYASFSMALGSFYTWTCTYQMIQASALKYNSKKEIDKFSNDSDQNTHLLNKQDDDHIDRIMPSSSLTSQDTENQCIVKKKVGSISDQLVEIIKKIVEQLLAPPTLGSFAGLIIGAIPWIKNLLVGEKAPLRVIQDSMTLLGDGTIPCLTLILGGNLTQGLKKASVGPTIIITIMIVRYLILPVIGIGVIKMAANMGLVPVDPLFRFVLLIMFALPPGVNISTMAELFSVGQEECAMLMMWTYLAAAFALTTWSSVYMWILS; encoded by the exons ATGGGATTTTGGGGACTGTTGGTGGTGGCATCGATGCCGATACTGCAGGTGTTGATCGTAAGTGCAGTCGGAGCTTTCATGGCTACTGATTACCTCAATCTACTTCCCAGCAACACTCGAAACTCACTTAACAAG ATTGTGTTTGTGGTTTTCACGCCTTCACTTATATTTGCAAGCCTTGTGGAGACTGTCACCTTTGAAGACATCATCTCAAT gTGGTTTATGCCAATAAACATAGGAATAACATTCATATGTGGAGGAATATTGGGATGGATAGCAATAAAACTAATCAAACCAAAGCCTCATTTACAAGGCCTCATCATAGCTATGTGTTCAACAG GAAACTTTGCAAATCTTCTATTGATAATGATTCCTGCAATCTGCATGGATGATGGCAGCCCATTCGGTGATCATGGCATCTGTAAAGCTAAGGCTCTCTCTTATGCATCATTCTCCATGGCT TTAGGTAGTTTCTACACATGGACATGTACTTATCAGATGATCCAAGCCTCAGCTTTGAAGTACAATTCTAAAAAAGAAATCGATAAATTCTCAAATGATTCAGATCAAAACACTCATCTTCTCAATAAACAAGATGATGATCATATTGATAGAATCATGCCTTCATCAAGTTTGACTAGTCAAGATACCGAAAACCAATGT ATTGTGAAGAAAAAAGTTGGATCAATTTCCGATCAATTAGtggaaataataaagaaaattgtAGAGCAGTTACTAGCTCCACCTACCCTTGGCTCT TTTGCAGGACTAATTATTGGGGCAATCCCATGGATAAAAAATCTTTTAGTTGGTGAAAAAGCTCCTTTACGTGTGATTCAAGACTCCATGACATTACTCGG agATGGAACCATACCTTGTTTGACTCTTATACTAGGAGGCAACCTCACACAAG GTCTAAAAAAGGCGAGTGTGGGGCCCACAATCATTATCACAATTATGATAGTGAGGTATTTGATTCTTCCTGTTATTGGGATTGGTGTGATAAAAATGGCGGCTAATATGGGATTGGTTCCGGTGGACCCGCTCTTCAGATTCGTGTTGTTGATAATGTTTGCTCTGCCACCTGGCGTCAATATCA GTACAATGGCTGAATTGTTTAGTGTTGGGCAAGAAGAGTGTGCAATGTTGATGATGTGGACTTATTTGGCTGCTGCTTTTGCTCTTACAACTTGGTCATCTGTTTACATGTGGATTTTATCTTGA
- the LOC111896669 gene encoding protein PIN-LIKES 7 isoform X1: MGFWGLLGVASMPILQVLIISAIGAFMATDYLNLLPSNTRNSLNKIVFVVFTPSLIFTSLVESVTFQDIISMWFMPINIGITFLCGGILGWIAVKLIKPKPHLEGLIMAMCSTGNYANLLVIMVPAICTDNGSPFGDHVICKAKALSYASFSMAWGSFYTWTCTYQMMQASALKYNAIKETEELSNHANQNTHILDTNNDHIDQIMPSSNLTSQDIENQCIVQQTSVGNVKKKDGSISDKLVAMLKKIVNQLLAPPTLGSFAGLIIGAIPWIKHLLTGEKAPLRVIQDSMILLGAGTIPCLTLILGGNLTQGLRKASVGPTIIITVMLVRYLILPVIGIGVIKMAANMGLVPVDPLFRFVLLIMFALPPGVNISTMAELFSVGQEECAMLMMWTYLAAAFALTTWSSVYMWILS; the protein is encoded by the exons ATGggattttgggggctgttgggGGTGGCATCGATGCCGATATTGCAGGTGTTGATCATAAGTGCAATCGGAGCTTTCATGGCTACTGATTACCTCAACCTACTTCCCAGCAACACTCGAAACTCACTTAACAAG ATTGTGTTTGTGGTATTTACGCCTTCACTTATTTTTACAAGCCTTGTGGAGAGTGTCACCTTTCAAGACATCATCTCAAT GTGGTTTATGCCAATAAATATAGGAATAACATTTTTATGTGGAGGAATATTGGGATGGATAGCAGTAAAACTAATCAAACCAAAGCCTCATTTAGAAGGCCTCATCATGGCTATGTGTTCAACAG gAAACTATGCAAATCTTCTGGTGATAATGGTTCCTGCAATCTGCACAGATAATGGCAGCCCATTCGGTGATCATGTCATCTGTAAGGCTAAGGCTCTCTCTTATGCATCATTCTCCATGGCT TGGGGTAGCTTCTACACATGGACATGTACATACCAAATGATGCAAGCCTCAGCTTTGAAGTACAACGCAATAAAAGAAACCGAGGAATTGTCAAATCATGCAAATCAAAACACTCATATACTCGATACAAATAATGATCATATTGATCAAATCATGCCTTCATCAAATTTGACTAGTCAAGATATAGAAAACCAATGT ATTGTGCAACAAACGTCAGTAGGGaatgtaaagaagaaagatggatcgattTCAGATAAATTAGTAGCAATGTTGAAGAAAATAGTAAATCAACTACTAGCTCCACCAACCCTTGGCTCT TTTGCAGGACTCATTATTGGTGCAATCCCATGGATAAAACATCTTTTAACTGGCGAAAAAGCTCCTTTAAGGGTGATTCAAGACTCAATGATATTACTCGG AGCTGGAACCATACCTTGTTTGACTCTTATACTAGGAGGCAACCTCACACAAG GTCTACGAAAGGCGAGCGTGGGGCCCACAATCATTATCACGGTTATGTTAGTGAGGTATTTGATTCTTCCTGTTATTGGGATTGGTGTGATAAAAATGGCGGCTAATATGGGATTGGTTCCGGTGGACCCGCTCTTCAGATTCGTGTTGTTGATAATGTTTGCTCTGCCACCTGGCGTCAATATCA GTACAATGGCTGAATTGTTTAGTGTTGGGCAAGAAGAGTGTGCAATGTTGATGATGTGGACTTATTTGGCTGCTGCTTTTGCTCTTACAACTTGGTCATCTGTTTACATGTGGATTTTATCTTGA
- the LOC111894897 gene encoding serine/threonine-protein kinase/endoribonuclease IRE1a isoform X1 has translation MNYALIRYLFADFLLFLLLFGSIDSVQNLEISKVNQAPARRSLLSFPDNHDTALVAALDGTINLVYRDSGRIIWSFASGSPIYSSYQASTSHDDDKESAPVPEGSYYVDCGDDWKLYAHTDLGKVSMDMTMEEFIRIMPHVSEDGGVILGSKKTTAFVVDANTGRLIRVHHSSSTNEHSNFIFQKTTMKNEKSTMVNEKPDKQFSFTRTDYLLTSFAANSDKVLWNVTVADIDVALLCQEPPNKIIRPSLPLPNNLRSKSSVDFDFDFDFNMPLSCQSKAVVHRLRTSHKLGSYKIHGKQAEKKVPILLLPQNKPLLPNSNNNLDTQNPEIPSQQDVKKVNFLSEGRMAFVVIFILIIAIGGLMYRHHTIMAAMLKQKPSSSSRRKRHRKQGRIYANEDGNVDSERNPVLNFNHLIECDTEGRSIGKLFVSNKEIAKGSNGTVVLEGVYEGRKVAVKRLVRAHHDVAFKEIQNLIASDQHPNIVRWYGVEYDHDFVYLSLERCACSLYDLIQMKKGGLELDSINRDIIMHDVHLWKPNGYPSPILLKLMRDIVSGLVHLHELGIIHRDLKPHNVLIVKEKSICGKLSDMGISRRLVGDMLSLGLHATGSGSSGWQAPEQLLHGRQTRAIDLFSLGCVLFFCMTCGRHPFGDHLERDVNVVKNRVNLFLVRHIPEAFDLFSRLLNPNPELRPRAVDVLHHPLFWDSEVRMSFLRDTSDRVELEDRECDSVLLRELESKGSVALGGKWDEKMEPEFINNIGRYRRYKYNGVRDLLRVIRNKLNHYRELPKEIQELLGGVPEGFNDYFGSRFPKLLMEVYNVMYHYCKDEEWFYKYLEH, from the exons ATGAATTACGCCTTGATCCGCTATTTATTTGCCGATTTCTTGCTCTTTTTGCTGTTGTTTGGATCGATTGACAGCGTTCAAAACTTGGAAATCTCGAAAGTCAATCAAGCACCGGCTAGGCGGTCTCTGTTATCTTTTCCGGA TAATCATGACACTGCCCTTGTTGCTGCATTGGATGGTACAATCAATTTGGTGTATCGTGATTCTGGGAGGATAATTTGGTCATTTGCATCAGGATCTCCAATCTACTCTTCATACCAGGCTTCTACCAGCCATGATGATGATAAGGAAAGTGCACCTGTGCCTGAAGGCAGTTATTATGTAGACTGTGGGGATGATTGGAAGCTGTATGCACACACAGATCTTGGCAAAGTG AGTATGGATATGACCATGGAGGAATTCATCAGAATCATGCCACACGTATCAGAGGATGGAGGAGTTATTCTTGGATCCAAAAAAACTACTGCATTTGTAGTTGATGCTAACACTGGAAGGTTAATACGTGTTCATCACAGCTCATCAACCAATGAACACTCAAATTTCATCTTCCAAAAAACCACCATGAAAAATGAGaagtcaactatggtcaatgAAAAACCTGATAAACAATTCTCCTTCACAAGAACAGATTACTTACTCACATCATTTGCTGCAAATTCTGACAAAGTTCTATGGAATGTGACTGTAGCAGACATTGATGTTGCTTTACTTTGTCAAGAACCTCCAAATAAAATCATTCGTCCGTCTTTACCTCTCCCAAATAATCTTCGCTCAAAATccagtgttgactttgactttgactttgacttcaacATGCCCTTGTCATGTCAGTCAAAAGCTGTTGTCCATAGGCTACGTACATCTCATAAGCTTGGTTcttataaaatccatggaaaacaAGCAGAAAAAAAAGTTCCAATCCTTCTACTCCCTCAAAATAAACCTTTACTACCCAATTCAAACAATAACCTTGACACCCAAAACCCCGAAATCCCTAGTCAACAAGATGTGAAAAAAGTCAACTTTCTTTCCGAAGGGCGAATGGCGTTTGTTGTAATTTTCATTCTGATTATTGCCATTGGTGGTCTTATGTATCGCCATCATACCATAATGGCTGCAATGTTGAAACAAAAACCTTCCTCTTCTTCTAGAAGGAAGAGGCATAGGAAACAAGGAAGGATTTATGCCAATGAAGATGGAAATGTTGATAGTGAAAGAAATCCAGTGCTAAATTTTAATCATTTAATCGAATGTGACACAGAAGGGCGTTCTATAGGCAAACTATTTGTGTCAAATAAAGAAATTGCAAAGGGTAGTAATGGAACAGTTGTTCTTGAAGGGGTATACGAAGGTCGTAAGGTTGCTGTGAAACGCCTCGTGAGGGCCCACCATGATGTTGCATTTAAAGAAATTCAAAATCTTATTGCTTCTGATCAACATCCAAATATTGTTAGGTGGTATGGAGTGGAATATGATCATGATTTTGTTTATCTTTCTTTGGAGCGTTGTGCTTGTAGCCTTTATGATTTAATTCAAATGAAGAAAGGGGGTTTAGAATTAGATTCAATCAATCGTGACATCATCATGCATGATGTTCATTTATGGAAACCAAATGGATACCCTTCGCCTATTTTGTTAAAATTGATGAG ggATATAGTATCTGGGCTTGTTCATTTGCATGAATTAGGGATCATTCATCGGGATTTAAAGCCACACAATGTGTTAATAGTCAAAGAAAAATCAATATGTGGGAAGCTTTCTGACATGGGAATTAGCAGACGCCTCGTTGGCGACATGTTGTCATTAGGACTCCATGCTACTG GTTCCGGAAGTTCAGGGTGGCAAGCACCCGAACAACTTCTTCATGGACGCCAAACACGTGCGATAGATTTGTTCAGTTTAGGTTGTGTCCTGTTTTTCTGCATGACATGTGGCAGACACCCATTTGGTGATCATCTTGAACGTGATGTGAATGTGGTCAAAAACCGAGTCAACCTTTTTTTAGTTCGACATATTCCGGAAGCTTTTGACCTCTTCTCTAGATTACTAAACCCTAACCCTGAACTCAG GCCAAGGGCTGTGGATGTGTTGCATCATCCTTTGTTTTGGGATTCCGAGGTGAGAATGTCGTTTCTAAGGGATACTAGTGATCGGGTGGAATTGGAAGACCGGGAATGTGATTCCGTTCTTCTTAGGGAATTGGAAAGTAAAGGTTCGGTGGCTTTGGGTGGAAAATGGGATGAAAAGATGGAACCGGAATTCATCAATAACATTGGTCGGTATAGGCGGTATAAATACAACGGTGTGCGTGACTTGCTTCGCGTCATTCGAAATAAATTAAATCATTACCGCGAATTACCCAAAGAAATTCAG GAATTGTTGGGAGGTGTACCGGAGGGGTTTAATGATTATTTTGGGAGTCGGTTCCCGAAGCTGTTGATGGAGGTGTACAATGTTATGTACCATTATTGTAAGGATGAAGAATGGTTCTATAAGTACTTGGAGCATTAA
- the LOC111896659 gene encoding protein PIN-LIKES 7 has protein sequence MGFWTLFGVASMPIVQVLIVSVIGALMATDHFNLLSNDTRRSLNKIVFVAFTPSLVFASLAESVTFQDIISWWFMPINIGLTFLCGGILGWIAVKLIKPAAHMEGLIIAMCSTGNLGNILLIIIPAICTQSGSPFGDGNVCKANGLSYTSFSMAAGCFYIWTYTYQLIRNSAVKYNEMKKEEDLLIKDINKDFNANETSHLLLNEGQADVDPENPTMVYKDLANNERKEGFSSKLIETLQNMLEELLAPPTIGAIAGFIFGAVPWLKKLLIGDEAPLRVIQDSIALLGDGTIPCITLILGGNLIQGLRNSNIRYVTIITIIVIRYLILPVIAIGVVKGAAALGLLPSDPLFSFVLMIQFVVPPAMNISTMTQLFNVAQEECSVLTMWTYVFAAFALTGWSTVFMWILT, from the exons atgggCTTTTGGACACTCTTCGGGGTCGCATCAATGCCAATAGTTCAAGTCTTAATAGTGAGTGTCATAGGAGCTTTAATGGCTACAGATCACTTCAATCTTCTTTCCAACGACACTCGTCGCTCTCTTAATaag ATTGTGTTTGTGGCTTTCACACCATCTCTTGTTTTTGCAAGTCTTGCCGAAAGTGTCACATTTCAAGACATAATCTCATG GTGGTTTATGCCTATAAATATTGGATTAACATTTTTGTGTGGAGGAATATTGGGATGGATAGCAGTAAAACTAATTAAACCAGCAGCACATATGGAGGGCCTAATCATTGCCATGTGTTCAACTG gcAACTTGGGAAACATCCTTTTAATAATCATTCCGGCAATCTGCACTCAAAGTGGAAGTCCTTTTGGAGATGGTAACGTTTGTAAAGCTAATGGACTCTCATATACATCATTTTCCATGGCA GCGGGTTGTTTCTATATATGGACATATACATACCAATTAATTAGAAACTCAGCTGTGAAGTACAATGAAATGAAAAAGGAGGAGGATTTATTGATCAAGGATATAAACAAAGACTTCAATGCAAACGAAACAAGTCATCTCTTATTAAATGAAGGTCAAGCGGACGTTGATCCAGAAAATCCAACT ATGGTGTACAAAGATCTTGCCAACAATGAGAGAAAAGAAGGGTTTTCCTCTAAGCTGATAGAAACTTTACAAAATATGTTGGAAGAGCTATTAGCACCTCCAACAATTGGTGCT ATTGCAGGATTCATTTTCGGTGCAGTTCCATGGCTGAAAAAGCTATTGATTGGTGATGAGGCTCCATTACGAGTGATCCAGGACTCTATCGCGTTACTCGG GGATGGAACAATACCTTGTATCACACTTATATTAGGAGGAAATTTGATACAAG GTTTGAGAAATTCAAACATAAGATATGTTACCATCATCACAATTATTGTGATCCGATACTTGATTCTTCCTGTAATTGCAATTGGAGTTGTTAAAGGTGCTGCTGCTTTAGGATTACTTCCATCTGATCCTCTTTTTAGTTTTGTACTCATGATCCAGTTTGTTGTGCCACCTGCCATGAATATCA GTACAATGACACAATTATTCAATGTTGCACAAGAGGAGTGTTCGGTGCTGACGATGTGGACTTACGTTTTCGCAGCATTTGCACTTACTGGATGGTCAACGGTCTTCATGTGGATCTTGACTTGA
- the LOC111894897 gene encoding serine/threonine-protein kinase/endoribonuclease IRE1a isoform X2, translating into MDMTMEEFIRIMPHVSEDGGVILGSKKTTAFVVDANTGRLIRVHHSSSTNEHSNFIFQKTTMKNEKSTMVNEKPDKQFSFTRTDYLLTSFAANSDKVLWNVTVADIDVALLCQEPPNKIIRPSLPLPNNLRSKSSVDFDFDFDFNMPLSCQSKAVVHRLRTSHKLGSYKIHGKQAEKKVPILLLPQNKPLLPNSNNNLDTQNPEIPSQQDVKKVNFLSEGRMAFVVIFILIIAIGGLMYRHHTIMAAMLKQKPSSSSRRKRHRKQGRIYANEDGNVDSERNPVLNFNHLIECDTEGRSIGKLFVSNKEIAKGSNGTVVLEGVYEGRKVAVKRLVRAHHDVAFKEIQNLIASDQHPNIVRWYGVEYDHDFVYLSLERCACSLYDLIQMKKGGLELDSINRDIIMHDVHLWKPNGYPSPILLKLMRDIVSGLVHLHELGIIHRDLKPHNVLIVKEKSICGKLSDMGISRRLVGDMLSLGLHATGSGSSGWQAPEQLLHGRQTRAIDLFSLGCVLFFCMTCGRHPFGDHLERDVNVVKNRVNLFLVRHIPEAFDLFSRLLNPNPELRPRAVDVLHHPLFWDSEVRMSFLRDTSDRVELEDRECDSVLLRELESKGSVALGGKWDEKMEPEFINNIGRYRRYKYNGVRDLLRVIRNKLNHYRELPKEIQELLGGVPEGFNDYFGSRFPKLLMEVYNVMYHYCKDEEWFYKYLEH; encoded by the exons ATGGATATGACCATGGAGGAATTCATCAGAATCATGCCACACGTATCAGAGGATGGAGGAGTTATTCTTGGATCCAAAAAAACTACTGCATTTGTAGTTGATGCTAACACTGGAAGGTTAATACGTGTTCATCACAGCTCATCAACCAATGAACACTCAAATTTCATCTTCCAAAAAACCACCATGAAAAATGAGaagtcaactatggtcaatgAAAAACCTGATAAACAATTCTCCTTCACAAGAACAGATTACTTACTCACATCATTTGCTGCAAATTCTGACAAAGTTCTATGGAATGTGACTGTAGCAGACATTGATGTTGCTTTACTTTGTCAAGAACCTCCAAATAAAATCATTCGTCCGTCTTTACCTCTCCCAAATAATCTTCGCTCAAAATccagtgttgactttgactttgactttgacttcaacATGCCCTTGTCATGTCAGTCAAAAGCTGTTGTCCATAGGCTACGTACATCTCATAAGCTTGGTTcttataaaatccatggaaaacaAGCAGAAAAAAAAGTTCCAATCCTTCTACTCCCTCAAAATAAACCTTTACTACCCAATTCAAACAATAACCTTGACACCCAAAACCCCGAAATCCCTAGTCAACAAGATGTGAAAAAAGTCAACTTTCTTTCCGAAGGGCGAATGGCGTTTGTTGTAATTTTCATTCTGATTATTGCCATTGGTGGTCTTATGTATCGCCATCATACCATAATGGCTGCAATGTTGAAACAAAAACCTTCCTCTTCTTCTAGAAGGAAGAGGCATAGGAAACAAGGAAGGATTTATGCCAATGAAGATGGAAATGTTGATAGTGAAAGAAATCCAGTGCTAAATTTTAATCATTTAATCGAATGTGACACAGAAGGGCGTTCTATAGGCAAACTATTTGTGTCAAATAAAGAAATTGCAAAGGGTAGTAATGGAACAGTTGTTCTTGAAGGGGTATACGAAGGTCGTAAGGTTGCTGTGAAACGCCTCGTGAGGGCCCACCATGATGTTGCATTTAAAGAAATTCAAAATCTTATTGCTTCTGATCAACATCCAAATATTGTTAGGTGGTATGGAGTGGAATATGATCATGATTTTGTTTATCTTTCTTTGGAGCGTTGTGCTTGTAGCCTTTATGATTTAATTCAAATGAAGAAAGGGGGTTTAGAATTAGATTCAATCAATCGTGACATCATCATGCATGATGTTCATTTATGGAAACCAAATGGATACCCTTCGCCTATTTTGTTAAAATTGATGAG ggATATAGTATCTGGGCTTGTTCATTTGCATGAATTAGGGATCATTCATCGGGATTTAAAGCCACACAATGTGTTAATAGTCAAAGAAAAATCAATATGTGGGAAGCTTTCTGACATGGGAATTAGCAGACGCCTCGTTGGCGACATGTTGTCATTAGGACTCCATGCTACTG GTTCCGGAAGTTCAGGGTGGCAAGCACCCGAACAACTTCTTCATGGACGCCAAACACGTGCGATAGATTTGTTCAGTTTAGGTTGTGTCCTGTTTTTCTGCATGACATGTGGCAGACACCCATTTGGTGATCATCTTGAACGTGATGTGAATGTGGTCAAAAACCGAGTCAACCTTTTTTTAGTTCGACATATTCCGGAAGCTTTTGACCTCTTCTCTAGATTACTAAACCCTAACCCTGAACTCAG GCCAAGGGCTGTGGATGTGTTGCATCATCCTTTGTTTTGGGATTCCGAGGTGAGAATGTCGTTTCTAAGGGATACTAGTGATCGGGTGGAATTGGAAGACCGGGAATGTGATTCCGTTCTTCTTAGGGAATTGGAAAGTAAAGGTTCGGTGGCTTTGGGTGGAAAATGGGATGAAAAGATGGAACCGGAATTCATCAATAACATTGGTCGGTATAGGCGGTATAAATACAACGGTGTGCGTGACTTGCTTCGCGTCATTCGAAATAAATTAAATCATTACCGCGAATTACCCAAAGAAATTCAG GAATTGTTGGGAGGTGTACCGGAGGGGTTTAATGATTATTTTGGGAGTCGGTTCCCGAAGCTGTTGATGGAGGTGTACAATGTTATGTACCATTATTGTAAGGATGAAGAATGGTTCTATAAGTACTTGGAGCATTAA
- the LOC111896669 gene encoding protein PIN-LIKES 7 isoform X2, with translation MGFWGLLGVASMPILQVLIISAIGAFMATDYLNLLPSNTRNSLNKIVFVVFTPSLIFTSLVESVTFQDIISMWFMPINIGITFLCGGILGWIAVKLIKPKPHLEGLIMAMCSTGNYANLLVIMVPAICTDNGSPFGDHVICKAKALSYASFSMAWGSFYTWTCTYQMMQASALKYNAIKETEELSNHANQNTHILDTNNDHIDQIMPSSNLTSQDIENQCIVQQTSVGNVKKKDGSISDKLVAMLKKIVNQLLAPPTLGSFAGLIIGAIPWIKHLLTGEKAPLRVIQDSMILLGAGTIPCLTLILGGNLTQGLRKASVGPTIIITVMLVRFVLLIMFALPPGVNISTMAELFSVGQEECAMLMMWTYLAAAFALTTWSSVYMWILS, from the exons ATGggattttgggggctgttgggGGTGGCATCGATGCCGATATTGCAGGTGTTGATCATAAGTGCAATCGGAGCTTTCATGGCTACTGATTACCTCAACCTACTTCCCAGCAACACTCGAAACTCACTTAACAAG ATTGTGTTTGTGGTATTTACGCCTTCACTTATTTTTACAAGCCTTGTGGAGAGTGTCACCTTTCAAGACATCATCTCAAT GTGGTTTATGCCAATAAATATAGGAATAACATTTTTATGTGGAGGAATATTGGGATGGATAGCAGTAAAACTAATCAAACCAAAGCCTCATTTAGAAGGCCTCATCATGGCTATGTGTTCAACAG gAAACTATGCAAATCTTCTGGTGATAATGGTTCCTGCAATCTGCACAGATAATGGCAGCCCATTCGGTGATCATGTCATCTGTAAGGCTAAGGCTCTCTCTTATGCATCATTCTCCATGGCT TGGGGTAGCTTCTACACATGGACATGTACATACCAAATGATGCAAGCCTCAGCTTTGAAGTACAACGCAATAAAAGAAACCGAGGAATTGTCAAATCATGCAAATCAAAACACTCATATACTCGATACAAATAATGATCATATTGATCAAATCATGCCTTCATCAAATTTGACTAGTCAAGATATAGAAAACCAATGT ATTGTGCAACAAACGTCAGTAGGGaatgtaaagaagaaagatggatcgattTCAGATAAATTAGTAGCAATGTTGAAGAAAATAGTAAATCAACTACTAGCTCCACCAACCCTTGGCTCT TTTGCAGGACTCATTATTGGTGCAATCCCATGGATAAAACATCTTTTAACTGGCGAAAAAGCTCCTTTAAGGGTGATTCAAGACTCAATGATATTACTCGG AGCTGGAACCATACCTTGTTTGACTCTTATACTAGGAGGCAACCTCACACAAG GTCTACGAAAGGCGAGCGTGGGGCCCACAATCATTATCACGGTTATGTTAGTGAG ATTCGTGTTGTTGATAATGTTTGCTCTGCCACCTGGCGTCAATATCA GTACAATGGCTGAATTGTTTAGTGTTGGGCAAGAAGAGTGTGCAATGTTGATGATGTGGACTTATTTGGCTGCTGCTTTTGCTCTTACAACTTGGTCATCTGTTTACATGTGGATTTTATCTTGA